One Micromonospora eburnea genomic region harbors:
- a CDS encoding cytochrome c oxidase subunit 3: MTDRGGVVAAATGAEALSTELPVGRPTSWWGMVMFVATEATLFACLLGSYFYLRFQFGPQWPPGGLEKPKLVIPLLMTLVLVPSSIPVVWAEHGIRRGQRWRLRAGLAATLVMGLTFMGLLVKEYSDDLKMHTMTTDVYGSLFYVITGFHGLHVSVGLMMIGWLLAASLRGGSFGSHRHERVRNAAIYWHFVDTVWVAILFTIYLSPRL, encoded by the coding sequence ATGACCGACCGGGGCGGGGTGGTGGCCGCGGCCACCGGCGCGGAGGCGCTGAGCACGGAACTGCCGGTCGGCCGGCCGACCAGCTGGTGGGGCATGGTGATGTTCGTGGCGACCGAGGCCACCCTCTTCGCCTGCCTGCTCGGCAGCTACTTCTACCTGCGCTTCCAGTTCGGCCCCCAGTGGCCGCCGGGCGGCCTCGAAAAGCCCAAGCTGGTCATCCCGCTGCTGATGACCCTGGTGCTGGTGCCCAGCAGCATTCCGGTGGTCTGGGCCGAACACGGCATCCGGCGGGGCCAGCGCTGGCGCCTGCGGGCCGGCCTCGCCGCGACCCTGGTGATGGGGCTGACCTTCATGGGCCTGCTCGTGAAGGAGTACTCCGACGACCTCAAGATGCACACCATGACCACCGACGTCTACGGCTCGCTGTTCTACGTGATCACCGGCTTCCACGGGCTGCACGTCTCGGTCGGGTTGATGATGATCGGTTGGCTGCTCGCCGCCTCGCTGCGCGGCGGCAGCTTCGGCTCCCACCGCCACGAACGGGTCCGCAACGCCGCCATCTACTGGCACTTCGTCGACACGGTGTGGGTGGCCATCCTGTTCACCATCTACCTCTCCCCGCGGCTGTGA